The Methanothermobacter sp. sequence CATTTAAATGAAATACTCGATGAATTAAGCGAGATAGGCGCATCAATAGCAGAGATAAAAGAAGTGGAGCTCCGAGCAGCTGAAAAAGATAAAGTTTTACCTGATGGTTTTTATTCCACAACAAACCATCCAACTTTCATTTTTTATGAAGGAGAATGGAGACAAGTCCAGAATATTGAAATGGACTGTATGATAGTGGTAGACCCCAAAACAAAGACCGCGAAATGTAAACCCATAGGGGAAATAAAAAAAGGGGACTTAGTAGTTGTTGGAAGAGAAGGTATAAGAGTATCCCCACCAGAGAGGCCGCGTGGAAAAAAGGGAATCTTCGAATTCATGGGGAGCGCCGTATCATCTGAGAAACCTCTCATCACCACCATCAAGAGGATAGCATCCGAGATCATGGCAGTGAAGAATAATGGTGGTAAAATTGCCCTCGTAGCAGGGCCAGCTGTTGTGCACACAGGATCGGCTCCTATAGTTGCTGAGATGATACGTGAAGGTTTCATCGACGTATTATTCGCGGGCAATGCCCTTGCAACCCATGATATCGAAAACGCCCTTTATGGCACATCTTTAGGTATTTGCGTCAAAACCGGTGAATCGGTAAGTAAAGGCCACCATCATCATATTTATGCTATAAATGAGATTAACAAGGCTGGTTCCATAAAAGCAGCGGTCGAAAAGGGCATATTAAAAAAGGGTATAATGTATGAATGCGTAAAGAATAACGTCCCATTTGTACTTGCAGGTTCCATAAGGGATGATGGACCGCTTCCTGATGTTATAACGGATGTTGTGGAAGCTCAGAATGAAATGCGACGCTATATTAGGGAAGTTGACATGGTATTGATGATAGCTACCATGCTCCATTCAATAGCTGTTGGAAACCTTTTACCATCCCATGTTAAAAGCATATGCGTTGATATAAACCCTGCAACAGTTACCAAACTTGCTGATCGTGGCAGCTCCCAAGTTGTGGGTGTTGTAACAGACGTGGGGGCGTTTTTACCCATCCTCTGGGATGAACTCAAAAGGAAAAAGTGATAATATTGCTAAAGGGGAACATATTAAATGTTTTCACAGGTGACATATACCCCGCTGAAATAATCATAGAAAATGGTATGATAAAAATTGTGAGAAAAATAAAAGGAGATTTTGATGGAATCCTACTTCCAGGTTTCATAGACGCACATACACACATCGAAAGCTCACTGATGACACCATCATCTTTTGCAGAGGCCACCATACCTCATGGGACTACAGCAGTGATAAGCGACCCCCATGAGATAGCTAATGTAATGGGTCTTGAGGGAATCGATTTCATGATAGAGGATTCAAAAAGGGTCCCCTTGAAATTCTTTTTCACAGCACCATCATGTGTACCTTCAACAGAATTCGAGACAGCAGGTGCGAGGATAGGAATCAATGAAATAGAAGCCCTTCTTGAAAGGGATGAAATAGTAGCCTTAGGAGAGATGATGGATTTTCCAAGTGTCATATCAGAGGACCCCCAAGTCATCGAGAAGATAAAAGCCGCGAAAAGGGCGCGCAAGCCTATAGATGGACATGCACCGCTCTTATCAGGGGATGATCTTTGCAGGTATGTGGAGAAAGGGATATCAACCGATCACGAGTCCGTATACGCGGAAGAAGCCCGGGAAAAAA is a genomic window containing:
- a CDS encoding TIGR00300 family protein — protein: MNTREVELSGHIIDSLILPKVLDVIMDMGGDFKILKFEIGKRKTDPSYARILVSADTPSHLNEILDELSEIGASIAEIKEVELRAAEKDKVLPDGFYSTTNHPTFIFYEGEWRQVQNIEMDCMIVVDPKTKTAKCKPIGEIKKGDLVVVGREGIRVSPPERPRGKKGIFEFMGSAVSSEKPLITTIKRIASEIMAVKNNGGKIALVAGPAVVHTGSAPIVAEMIREGFIDVLFAGNALATHDIENALYGTSLGICVKTGESVSKGHHHHIYAINEINKAGSIKAAVEKGILKKGIMYECVKNNVPFVLAGSIRDDGPLPDVITDVVEAQNEMRRYIREVDMVLMIATMLHSIAVGNLLPSHVKSICVDINPATVTKLADRGSSQVVGVVTDVGAFLPILWDELKRKK